A DNA window from Siniperca chuatsi isolate FFG_IHB_CAS linkage group LG6, ASM2008510v1, whole genome shotgun sequence contains the following coding sequences:
- the LOC122878141 gene encoding transmembrane protein 79-like, producing MSTSGLQATNRQNVKELDSMKESISDIINQLQDIDPTRLSFSPFLDLDTQISLAPVSDSPESSVEELHSSSHSVSGSQRSLEPPPATNQPRSSGPCPQQPGNDLPAEPRADPTEEGELDQTLSSPIITELNLEAATENCISCPTPASQGDIPNGTDTPRWSPESTNLDCTVDEGRPLIGPPPESVELTVWSSGGRGETCEAAEEASDWGRCCCRCCQCKCCQSGRVPAFSSVLASLLCAAGILYALYFYVPIKPPDCPDIASRIVFTFCCCVMAAVPILLAMLMGAACQFCTGSFNLQESFPRRRAVHQLFVTASLEQLLLYVLNLVVMATLLPQDQLKLVPILVAMFILGRLVYWVSLNVCSSWRGFGSGLTVFPLLAMVALNLFLMYTLNLKEPLFGSQDVLYNQVTPSSWSGETSQSPSGKPDILPTDILDAQ from the exons ATGAGCACCTCGGGGCTTCAGGCCACTAACCGGCAGAATGTGAAGGAGCTCGACAGCATGAAGGAGTCCATCAGTGATATCATCAACCAGCTCCAGGACATCGACCCGACCAGGCTCTCCTTCTCCCCCTTCTTGGACCTGGACACTCAGATCTCCTTGGCGCCGGTGTCAGACAGCCCCGAGTCCTCGGTGGAGGAGCTACACTCGTCCTCCCACTCCGTCTCCGGCTCCCAGCGCTCCCTTGAACCGCCACCAGCAACCAATCAGCCGAGGA GCTCTGGTCCCTGCCCCCAGCAGCCCGGCAACGACCTCCCAGCGGAGCCACGAGCAGATCCGACAGAGGAGGGGGAACTGGATCAAACTCTTTCCAGTCCGATCATCACAGAGCTCAATTTGGAGGCTGCCACGGAAAACTGCATCAGCTGTCCAACCCCAGCCTCTCAGGGAGACATTCCCAACGGCACAGACACACCGAGATGGAGTCCAGAATCCACCAATCTGGACTGCACTGTGGACGAGGGTCGACCTCTGATAGGCCCGCCGCCAGAGAGCGTGGAGCTGACTGTGTGGAGCTCAGGGGGGCGGGGAGAGACTTGTGAGGCCGCGGAGGAGGCTTCGGATTGGGGACgatgctgctgccgctgctgccaGTGTAAATGCTGTCAGAGCGGCCGGGTTCCTGCCTTCTCCTCAGTCCTGGCCTCTCTTCTGTGTGCAGCCGGGATCCTCTATGCACTCTATTTCTATGTCCCCATTAAACCCCCCGACTGCCCCGACATAGCCAGCCGCATCGTTTTCAccttctgctgctgtgtgatggCGGCCGTCCCCATCCTGCTCG CGATGCTCATGGGTGCAGCCTGCCAGTTCTGCACAGGCTCCTTCAATCTGCAGGAGTCGTTTCCCAGAAGACGGGCGGTTCATCAGTTGTTTGTCACGGCGTCCTTGGAGCAGTTACTCCTCTACGTCCTCAACCTCGTCGTTATGGCCACTTTACTGCCTCAAGACCAGCTAAAGTTGGTGCCCATACTGGTCGCCATGTTCATCTTAGGAAG GCTTGTTTACTGGGTCAGCCTGAACGTGTGCAGCTCCTGGCGAGGCTTCGGCTCCGGCCTGACTGTCTTCCCGCTCCTCGCCATGGTGGCTCTCAATCTGTTCCTCATGTACACCCTGAATCTCAAAGAGCCACTTTTTGGCTCTCAGGACGTCCTCTATAATCAGGTCACCCCCTCTTCCTGGTCAGGGGAGACATCACAGAGCCCGAGTGGCAAACCAGACATCCTACCCACAGACATCCTGGACGCTCAGTGA